From the genome of Egicoccus sp. AB-alg6-2:
GGCCGCCGCGACCGAAGGCGAGGTGCTCGTTGGGCTCGCGGGTGATGTCGAAGCGGAAGGGGTCGGGGAACTGGGCGTCGTCGAAGTCGCCGGAGATCCACCACAGCACGATCTTGTCGCCGGCACGGATGGTGCGGCCGTGCACCTCGACGTCGCGGGTCGCCGTCCGTCGGAAGTGCATCGTGACCGAGGACCAGCGCAGCATCTCCTCGACCGCACTCGGCATCAGTTCGGGACGCTCCTGCAGCAGCTGCAGCTGGTCGGGGTGGTCGAGGAGCGCCAGCAGGCCGGCCGCCATCGAGTAGCGGGTGGTGTCGTTGCCCGCGGCGACCATGAGCGTGAAGAAGTTGTTGAACTCGAGGTCCGTCAGCGGCTCGCCGTCCATCGTCGGCGCCAGCATCTGGCTGACCACGTCACCGGTCGGTCCGGCGCGACGGGCGTCGGCGAGCCGCTGTGCGTACTCGAACAGCTCGATGCCCGACGGGCTGCGGAACGGCATCAGCCGGAACTTCTCGGTGTCGCTCTGGTCGACGACGTGCTCGGTGAACTCCGGGTCGGAGTTGCCGATCATGGCGTCGCCGTGCGCGACGAGCCAGTCGTAGTCCTCCTGCGGCGCACCGAGGAGGCGACCGAGCATGCGCAACGGCAGCTGGCGCGCGACGTCGACGGTGAAGTCGAAGCGCCCGCGCGGCAGCACGTCGTCGAGCAGCTCGGTGGCCAGGTCGCGGATGGCCGCCTCGTAGCTGGCCACCATGCGGCGGGTGAAGCCGCCCTGCACCAGCCGCCGCAGCCGGGTGTGTTCGGGCGGATCCATCTCCATCATCGTCTTGCGGGCCGCGAGCTGCTCCTCGTCCATCTCCTCGAGCCGGATGCCCTGGCGCGAGGTGAAGGTCTTGAAGTCGCGGTTGAGATCGACGATGTCGCGGTAGCGGGTGATGGCCCAGTACCCACGGCCGCCGTCGCGTTCCTCCCACCAGCTGACGGGGTCCTCGCGGCGCAGTCGCTCGAAGGTGCCGTGCGGGACGCCCGCGCGGTAGACGTCGGGGTCGGTGATGTCGAGCCAGCGGTCGCCCAGCATCGCCGGTGTCGCGGTCTCCACCGTCGGCGTCGTCACGAGACGTCCTCCCTCATGCACGTCCTGCGCGAAAGCTCCCGGCGGGGGACGGTACCAGAACCGTTCGGGTCCGAACAGTTAGACTGGTGCCCGCACAGGAGGACCCGTTTGCGCGCACTGTTCATCCAGCACGACCCTGCTTCGAAGCCGGGGCTGGTCGGCACGGCACTGGCCGAGCGCGGCTTCGAGATCGAGCTGCTGAGCATCGGACGCTCGGTGCACGACGGCAGCTACGACGGCCCGTTCCCGAAGGCGCGCGAGTTCGACCTGTTGGTCCCGCTCGGGGCGATCTGGTCGGTCTACGACCACCGGGCCGTGGGGACCTGGATCGACCGCGAACTCGACCTGCTGCGGGAAGCCGACCGGGACGGCGTCCCGGTGCTGGGCATCTGCTTCGGTGGTCAGGCGCTTGCCGCCGCGCACGGTGGCGAGGTGAAGGCCGCAGCGGCGCCCGAGATCGGGTTCACGACCGTGACCACCGACGCTCCGGAGCTGGTGCCCGGCGGTCCCTGGATGCAGTGGCACCACGACGTGTTCACGGTCCCCTCGGGTGGCACCGAGGTGGCGCACAACGACGTGGGTCCGCAGGCGTTTCGACTGCGGCGCAACCTCGGGCTGCAGTTCCACCCCGAGGTCGACGCCGCCATCGTGGCGAGCTGGCTCGAGATGGGTGGCGAGGAGGCGCACGCGGACCTGCGGGCAGCCACCGGCGCGGACCTCGACACGCTGCTCGGGGTCGCCGAGCGGGAGCGGCCGCGGTGCGAGCGGGACGTCGCGACCCTCGTCGACGGCTTCCTCGACCAGGTCGCGGAAAGCTAGTCCGTT
Proteins encoded in this window:
- a CDS encoding cytochrome P450; its protein translation is MTTPTVETATPAMLGDRWLDITDPDVYRAGVPHGTFERLRREDPVSWWEERDGGRGYWAITRYRDIVDLNRDFKTFTSRQGIRLEEMDEEQLAARKTMMEMDPPEHTRLRRLVQGGFTRRMVASYEAAIRDLATELLDDVLPRGRFDFTVDVARQLPLRMLGRLLGAPQEDYDWLVAHGDAMIGNSDPEFTEHVVDQSDTEKFRLMPFRSPSGIELFEYAQRLADARRAGPTGDVVSQMLAPTMDGEPLTDLEFNNFFTLMVAAGNDTTRYSMAAGLLALLDHPDQLQLLQERPELMPSAVEEMLRWSSVTMHFRRTATRDVEVHGRTIRAGDKIVLWWISGDFDDAQFPDPFRFDITREPNEHLAFGRGGPHRCIGEWLARLEIRVTMEQLLPRLGTVRVAGPVERLRSNFISGIKHLPVEVTLR
- a CDS encoding type 1 glutamine amidotransferase codes for the protein MRALFIQHDPASKPGLVGTALAERGFEIELLSIGRSVHDGSYDGPFPKAREFDLLVPLGAIWSVYDHRAVGTWIDRELDLLREADRDGVPVLGICFGGQALAAAHGGEVKAAAAPEIGFTTVTTDAPELVPGGPWMQWHHDVFTVPSGGTEVAHNDVGPQAFRLRRNLGLQFHPEVDAAIVASWLEMGGEEAHADLRAATGADLDTLLGVAERERPRCERDVATLVDGFLDQVAES